ATAGTGGGTTTTTAATACTGGTGCCAtattaatgaaacaaaacagctaGTGGTTATCAAGAAGACATTACAGCACACAGCTCCTCCTAACATCCGTTTATGTGCAGATTACTGGAGGACAAAAACATTCAGCCTAATTATTCCGTTTTTGACACACTGCtagttttttcccccccttCTAAATTTTGGACAGCATCATACTTACCACACATTAGTGGTATCAATGTTATCCAACTCTTGGCTAGAAAGCAAATAAGggtattttcccaaaatgtcagaacTATGGTGTTAAACCATGATTACCCTCCATTTTCCTTGACATAATGACAGGCCTTCTTGCTCTCATCAAGAATGTCAGGGTCCCATGCAACCAGCTTACAATGGATGTACACCTGAGGAGCACAGAAAGAGtcagtatgttttcatttactaaTATATTCCTGATATCAGCTACCATTTACccactcacctcctctccaAGACCAAACTTGAAGGACTGCAGGTAGAGGATGATTGCAGACGAGTGGTATCGGGGAAGGAACACAGAGTTTCCCCTCATGCTTTCCaaaagacatctgaagacattttaaatctcAGATTAGCAATATGGCTTTTCCTCTTGTACAATCATTGTAAAGACTAACCAGTGTCTGAATCCTACCCCTTATTGCTAATGATGGGGTAAACCTGGCTGCCAGGCTGCAGCTCTGGTGTAGTGGCTGCCACACATTCCTCCATGAGCAGCAGCAAAGGTTGATGGGACTTCTGCTCCACTGCAGCCCATATTGGCATGAAAGAGCCCAGGGGGATGACATTTGACTCCGCTACACCTGTTAACTGCTCTGTAGGGTAAAGTAAAAGGGCTTAGAATATGTCTTTGAATGTGCGCATGTTGGATTTGGCAGTGTGAGAACTCACCATTGAGGAGTGCCATGTGGAAGACCAGCCCGCCTCGACCTTCAGAAACACCTGATCCAGGGTTCATGAACTGGGGAACCCACACATCAGGTCTGAAACATAATGATAAGGTTCCTCGTCAcacatttcagctttaaactGGAATTTAATCCCCCATAAAAACACTACCTTTTATAAACACACTCGATGGGATATACAAAGGATGCAGGTTTTGGCCTTGCTTGTGGCCTGAAAGTCAGTTCATTTTGATAGATCAGTCGTTTTCCTTTTATCTGTGGGGACAGAAAACTGGTCATCAAAATATCAAAGTCATTAAGAGGTATTTTAGTTAAATATTGCTTGTACTTTACCAGTTTTTTAAACTTGCAGTCACCGAAGTGGTAGTTGAACTGTGCTTCTCCCTCTCCAGTGGGCATAACATTCATCTGAGATGGCATACAGCTTCCGAGTAAGAGACGAGCTGCATATGGCACCAACTCCGGATTGATCCTCCATGTGATCTTTACTGAGTCTTTTGCACAGACTACTTTGATATCTGCAAACAAATTCTTATGGTCTCAGTTCCTGTAAACGAAACACTTAAAAATTGTACATAAGGTTTTCATATTTCTACACACGTCTGAAAAATACCTGCATTAGTGACAGTTGTTGCAAAAACAGCCACAGTTATCACACCTAGGAAGAGATGAGTCACCATGACTAAATGATCCAAAGCACTTTGGAGCTGGCACACTTTGTAGACTTCCTGCCTAATTAACTAAATGATCAACATCTGTTGCAAAAGCAGGGTGCCGTTTGGTTAGAGTTCCTATATACGCTgagggcattttttttttgcattcttGTAATGTCATATACACTTTGTGGCATTCATTCAGCCAATTTTCAAATGCATTTGAAGAGtataagtattttattttttccatttttataagtatttttactgaaaaaaGTACAGTCTTGAGATAtttgtactactactactttagACTTCCACTTCATCACATTTTAGAGgctattattgttattttttactcttttacatttatttgacagtttattTGACTCATTACTTTACAGTGTGATATGTTACTTACTTAGTCTGACCAACTACAACATTATGATGTTATTCATATGTTAATGCATTACATAAAATTTCTATAATAGGCTATATAATGATTTAACTCTCTTAAGTGCCCGTTTCTGCCCatagctgttttgtttttcctcacagcGGAACGTTGTTACTCGTGCGCTGTGAAGCCGTGACCCGGAGCGTTAAGCGTGCTACACAGGAAGTAAACTGAAGTCAGGCGGACAAGCAGGTTGTATTTCGCTAGTTTAACAAGTGTTTCGGTTGGTAAACAGTTCGTATCACCTCGAATTGTAGTATATTGTTTATCAACATGCTGATAAAGGTGAAGGTAAGACCACTGTTTTTTCTACGATTACACTTCTCCGCCGGTTCGGCGCTGCTGCTGTTTAGTAGCCCGCTAACATCACTGATCGGTTCGCTAATTTATTTCAGGGCCGGGGGCAGTACATATTATATTGTAACTTCGGTGTATCTCACTCTGTGttaaacagttttatttcctctgtgtttgtatttggcTTATTGTTAAGTGGAGTCGCCAGTTAGCTATTAGCATGTGAGTGAGACTTGTAGTAGCTGTTTGTCTGGTAGCTTGCTAACTTAGAAGCAAACATCAAAACAGGTTAGCCAATTCATGGGCCGGTgttacaacaacaactctgtgACCCTGTGGTTTAATAGTCAGTAGAAATAATTGAGTAGTCATTTGGGACAGTAGACTTGGCTAAAATTCCCAGTTGTCTCACATAAATGTGTGGATTGCTCCTTTTTAAACTTTGAATTCTCATTGTGTTGATTGAAAAGTTGTGTTGCAGACTGTGTCGTATGAGAGATCAAAACAGGAGCTGATGTGATTATGTTAACATTATGTTTCAGACTCTCACTGGAAAAGAAATAGAGATCGACATTGAGCCCACAGACAAGGTGATGGCACAAAAGAAACTGTCCTTTGGAGATAAAATGAGACAAATCTAAATACTGTCCACTCTCAAAGCACTGTATTATGTCTaaatgtcctgtgtgtgtgtgtgtgtgtgtgtgtgtatgtatgtgtatgtatgtgtatgtgtgtatcaaGGTGGAGCGAATTAAAGAAAGGGTAGAGGAGAAGGAAGGGATCCCCCCGCAGCAACAAAGACTCATCTACAGTGGAAAACAGATGTGAGCTCCCACACTGTGAACCATCTTGCTTTGCAACAGTTGCACAGATGCTCTGATTAGCCCTCAGGGACTCTCCTCTAAACCATCTTGTCCTAACCCCTGTGTCGCTTTGCCCTCAGGAACGATGAGAAGACTGCAGCAGACTACAAGATCCAGGGAGGCTCAGTGCTCCATCTTGTGTTGGCGCTAAGAGGAGGTTCAACGGTCCACAGTCCCGGCTGCATAcacctctcctcttcatcatgaGTCGTGGTATTCATGGGGCCAGCTGAGTGCCAACGCTTTAGGTGTCTGTCACCGTCTAACCATGTTACAGCACAGAGATTTGAAATCCCACGCTCCTGGGgcaacgcaaacacacacaaagaaatcaaccaacaacaacttaaaaaaaaaaaggacgtTCGTATTCCTTTGTAGATGTTTTTTGTAAACCCACATTGGCTTTCTGAGTTTGACCAGTTGATGCAGGCACCCATACAAGAGACAGTTTGAAACACTGTGGTCTTTTTGCTTGTGAATAAATGCTGAAGTTAATTTAAGCGTTGTCCTCGAATACACACCCTCACCCACACAcgcatacacgcacacacacacacgcgcacatacacactgaacacagacaccAAGACAAGTCACTGTTGAGGATCctgaaaactgatttttattagaaaaTGACATGAGACTGAAGATTCAAAGACAATATAAACAGTTGATAGAATACTTCCCCTTGGtcttttctgtacattttaattAGTGATCTGAAACAGTCTAGTAGAGATTGCACTGAAATCAATTTAGAGCACCATTGCTTACATCCAGTCTCCAGCGTTTTTAAAAGAGGTCTGTGATTATGAGATGAGTTATCACTAAGGGGATCTTTCTTCATCTGGTGTGTTTTACAGCCCATTTTTTGTCCTTCTACAACAAAGGGTTGTATTAGAGATTtccaaaatacatttctaattGTGCTTATACACTTAATATCTAAAATATACATCTTGTAAACAGCATCATGcccatttttcatcttttatcacTATACACAGTCCtcagaaaatacaacaacttATTAAGGAGCTTCTGTAAACAATTGACAAGGAGATAATGGTCAGGTAAAGCAAGTGTTGCTTGTATGGgaatgataaaaacatgtttatattacAGAACTGCTTAAATTTAAAACCATTTCTTAGCCttcaaaattaaatattacttctttttttttttttttggaaaaccTCAGTTCTTGAGGAGATGAAAGGCACAGGGGAAATAATTAGGAGTTGGAGAGTCAATCACTCTGAGCTGTTCAGCTGACTGAGCTAGGAAAATAGAATTACAGAAGATAAGTGAGACAAGACATATGGTTGTGTTTAAAACTTTCTACCCTTAAGACTAAAAGTCATGTCCTTGCCTTTCCAAATAAGTATAGTGGATAAAAGAACTTCATATTAGTAGTAGTGGCTCATTAGTTAGTGTTGAGCTGCTTTTCTACTAAATGAAGAAGAGAAAGTCAAATAAAGGAAAAGTGAGAAATCACATTGTGTTGGAGTATACATGGAGTGCTGTGTGGGGAGAGTTGATCTAGTGGTGTATACTGACAGAAGCCACAGTAAACAAGGTAATTATGGCGTGAAACATTCTGAAAACAATCAACTGGAGtagcttgtaaaaaaaaaaccctgaatgaTACTTAATGGACTTTTGTATGGACAGTTGTCATTCCAATCATTCTAGAAAAACTACTACTGTTATCTTATTTCTGTATTATACCTCCATATTCCAAAGCCTGTGTCATAAACCACATTATTCTTCAGTTCCAGGAGGGGAAAACTACAGacgggtgacaaattaaaggaaaaacctgaataaataaGTGGAGAAATGTAATGAATGCAGATGCTTCCGCTGCATGGTACAATTAAGCAGTTAATATCCAATCATGCTCTGTGACACGTATAAAATACTGAGCAGACCCAGGTGATTCTGATTTTGTATCAAGATGGTAAGAGGAAAAGATCTAAGTGGGTGATatgtgaggaaaaacagaagagcagCTCATCCTCAGGTGACTGAGAATGTCAATACAGgactacagcaacaacagtctGTCAACATTTACATAGAGAGGGATATTATAGCAGGGCTTCAGTGCATACACCCCTCATTACAAAGATGAATGCACATCTGAGAGTTCAGTGGAGCAGAAACCACTGGTTGCTGGCACTGGtctacaggaaaaaaaaagtgatatggTCAGATCCGTCATCATATTCTTGATAAGCgagtgagtgcatgtgtgtcgTACTCCAAGAGGACGATACAGGTCTGAATACCTGACCCCTGCAGTGAGGGGATCCAGTGGCTCTGTCATGCTGAGGGGGCATTTTGCTGACATGGTTTGGGTCTCTTGTTCCCTGAGGGGGAAGGATCACTGCAGATCAATGCAAAGTTGTTCTGAGTGATCACCTTCATCTTATGATGAAACATATCTATCCTGATGAGAGTGGTCTCTGTTAGGATGCCGATGCATGGGGCACAAGGGGCCATCAGTGTtctgatgaatgtgaaaatgatgtgaCTCATATTCTATGACCTTTGTGGTCACCAGATCTCAGCCCACGTGAACACATTTGAAAGATTTTGGACAGATATGTTAAACAACGctctccaccatcatcatcaaaacacagaatgagggaatatctttgGAAGAATGTCCAGTTCAGAGATATGTAGAATCAAAGCCAagaagcactgaagctgttctggtaGCTTGCTGTGGCCCCATCACCTTTGTAAGACACTTAAtattggtttttcctttaatttgtcaccgGCCTGTATGTGACTCCATACACAAGGCTGTGGTTTCCTGTGAAAGAACAGTGTTTCTCAGtcataaaaacaccaacaaaactgtgtgtttgagaaaCAGCAGTGTGGACTGCAGTGTAGAGGGTTTTTACAGCAGACTGTCAGTGAGGGTGACGCCTGCTGACTCATCCACAGACTGTTGTCATAGTCCAGTTGGACTGACTAACTGCGGTCAGTGTCCGGCAGCACTGAGTCCTGGGAAGGAGTCAATCTGGACTGTATCCTGAAAGGCTGATCCTTGGCTGGTGTATGATACACGGATCCTCATCTTCAGGTTCACCTAGAGGGGGAAAGAAGGATTTAGATACTGTGATGCAGCTCCTATGAGCTCAACATCGAGAGTTAAAAGCAAGATTTGGAGGTGGAAAATGGTATAGTTTTTTGTTGAATACAGCAACAGCTTTATTAATCTTCGAGATAAGGCAGtgattttcttcctctctgatgTAGTTGGTGGTCTTACACCTGATTGACCAAACTTTGCCTCTTACTGACTGGTGTTCATCATAGCTCAAAGCATCATAGCTTTGTGTCTGTGGACCCACCTTGTTTGGGTTGTTGAGGACCACCATCTGGGTCACCTTAGCTGCGCCTCGTGCAGGGAGGAAGTCCCCACTGGGGGCCTTCATGTGTAACTGGACACTCTGTGGGGGAGATCAAATAGGACTTTGAAGTTTAAAGCACTGAACACATTCATGTTGTTGCTGACCCCACCACTGACACCATGACAGACTCTAACACTGACACCCACCAACAGGGCTGGAGCCACATGACACATGCTGAGGTCATGAGTCCAAATTCCCCCTGCGCAGTCCCACCTCCAGAAGAAAGGTTTGACTGGAGACTAAAACACTATACATTTGACTTGTTTCCATATCATACTTATTTAGACGTTGAGTTATTACTTCTCCCCACACAAAGGTCTAAAAGCAGATTCAAAGAAGTCCTCCCACAGTCAGAAATATAACTGTGAttgaaaaatgctaaaatgcttatttaattattctttgaaatgtacttttaaaaaaCCTACATAAAGCAcaatttatacatatttttatctGTATGTATTTTAGTTATTCTTTTAgatttaaatacagttttttgtAGAATGTAAATTCTTCCTCAGATCAATAAAACTCCAAAACTCCTCCAAATGTCCTCACTAGTAGCTACATCCCTGCCACACAGCTACAGACTGGTTAGATGTGGGGAGACAGTTGGTGTAACTACAGCTAAGAGATGGAGCTGGAGTGAAAGTGttccagctgttttttgtcatcCACCACAGAACAAATCACAAACCTGACCAATCTGTCAAAGGTGCTGCTTTGGTAAAACAATACACCTGCCTGATAAGTTTTTGAGAATGGTTACACAGAGACTGTTTTACACAGCCTACTGTAGGTACATGTCCTGACAGAGAAAGCTTCCTTGGCATTACTGGTACTGAGACAAACCTTGGGTACGGCAGCTTGCAGGGTGAAGCTGCTCATGTCTGAGTCAGTGGAGTTGGAGGCTGTGAGTGTGACTGTCAGGACCGAGTCTGACTGTTTCTCACAACTTAGTGTCAAAGTCACACCGTCTTTCTCATACACCGTCACTGTGGGAGCTGTGGAAAAAGGATATTATAAAATGCTGCGttaatttagtttaatttgGCCAAAAATAGAGTTAAAAAACCCCACAGAACATCACCACCAGGGCAGATTTGGGGAGATTCGGTGCAATGAACACAAGTTTCAGTCTGCTACATTTTGCATATTCAAGTTTTGTTTCCCAAATCAtttcctctgctttgtttctttctctctttcagtttctactggtgtgtgaagtgtgtgtgtttgtgtatatctGACCTGGTGCAGGGGGCGTTGGCTCTAACCCCCCAAGCAGATCCAGGAGGTCTCCTCCTGCAGTACTGGCTGTGTTGAGTGACAGGCCTGGTGCTGGGCTGGGCTGCAGAGGCTCCTCAGAGCCACCCAGCAGGCCCAAGAGATCACACACCTGAAGACAGGTATTTTTATCAGATAATATGGATGTGTATGGGCTGAAGAaatatttattctatttatttgtaACATCAAATCAAACAATCAAATTCGACCATTCTCATAAAACAAGTGAAAAGACAAATCAACACTGAACAGAGTGCAGTAGTGTATGTACTTGATCACTGTGTATTTTGCCTGTACAATGCTGCTTTGTATTATTAGAAATTGATTTACattaaagcagagaaaatgtgaggCCTGTGCACAAGACCCTGCACTGCTGATTAACTAACACAGTGCTGATCATTTGCATGATGACACTTACTAGTATTGAGCACTGTCCACCACAACAGAAGGTACAGTGATGTAacactaaaatattttaaattaagtgCACCACAGAAAAATCGTGAGACAGCTCAGAGCCTGACCTGACCATGCTTGAAAAGTTCTAAAAATCAACATGGCCATCTGTCAAATTTTGACCAAGTTATTGTCATATACTGTGAAAGCATCTTTACTTGTCATGATGTACCTGGTTAGCAGGTTGTTGTGGCAGCAGTGGCTCTCCCTGCTTGACTTTGGGTGGCTGGATCTCCTTCATAGGTTCCCCTGCTGACTCCCCATTGGTATGACCCGGAGAGTTCTTTTCAATCACAGGCATCCTCTCCAGCACTGCTGCCCTGTGAAGAGAGGAAACATCTCAGGTTTTTGTTGGCCAGGAAAGAGGTTTTGTTTGCATTATTACTGGTAAcaacagctgtaaacacaacatgcaaaacatcaaaataactttttttctgAGGGGAAAAACAGACATATATATTACATAATCGAGgatcagaaaaaaatcaacttcTTCATCAAGCTGTTGCCTACCTCATGTGGTCATATTTTCTGAACAGAGCATTGTATTCaactgccctctgctggagcTCTACATCTATACAGCTGCCATAGATGCTGACGATGCTTCTGATCCGACTGGAGAAGGTGGAGCAAGAGAGGGAGTTAGGAGACTGTCCTAAACTTAAACTTAAGGCACTACTAAATTCATAACCTCTAACAATATCTGTAAATGACCAGATGTGCAGTGCCAACGTGGATTACACTCTTTAtatgtgacacagacacagaggcaaGAGAAGTGTTTCTTACTCCACATTATCAAGGATGCGTGTGCTCAGTTTCATGGTGGCAGTGAGAGCAAAGCCTCTAGTTGCTGGGGACGACATGTGGGACTGTAGAACAGTTTCCAATGCATCCAGGACGTCGTCCTCAGTGACCTGATCAAAAGACGTGTCAATATGTGGTCTGAATACTGTCAACACTAttttataaaactgaaactagGAATGTGCAGACCACTCGTTTTTAGgttacaaaattaaaaaagggCTAAGAATTAATTAAGACTCTTGGTATTGGACTTGGAGACCCCAACAGTCCAGCTACAGTTGATGAAGTGTGTGAATTCTTATGGCCAAAAAACTGTTTAgtgcagtcacagtgaccttgacctttggcCAGCAAAATccaatcagttcatccttgcgtccaagtgaacatttacaccaaatttgaagaaatcccctcaaggtgttactgagatattacATTCACAAGattgggatggatggatggacaactTGAAAACATAATTCCTCCAACCACAGCTGTCTGTGGTGTGGAGGCATAAAAAGTGAGAGAAGGGCTATAACATGACTA
The DNA window shown above is from Lates calcarifer isolate ASB-BC8 linkage group LG4, TLL_Latcal_v3, whole genome shotgun sequence and carries:
- the zp3f.2 gene encoding zona pellucida glycoprotein 3f, tandem duplicate 2, translated to MVTHLFLGVITVAVFATTVTNADIKVVCAKDSVKITWRINPELVPYAARLLLGSCMPSQMNVMPTGEGEAQFNYHFGDCKFKKLIKGKRLIYQNELTFRPQARPKPASFVYPIECVYKRPDVWVPQFMNPGSGVSEGRGGLVFHMALLNEQLTGVAESNVIPLGSFMPIWAAVEQKSHQPLLLLMEECVAATTPELQPGSQVYPIISNKGCLLESMRGNSVFLPRYHSSAIILYLQSFKFGLGEEVYIHCKLVAWDPDILDESKKACHYVKENGGWELLDDPFQSSLCSCCDSTCKSRAKRGVGWESHSWSHNSVLGPLIIEDPSGSKAHNTSVGSVTTD
- the nedd8l gene encoding NEDD8 ubiquitin like modifier, like, whose translation is MLIKVKTLTGKEIEIDIEPTDKVERIKERVEEKEGIPPQQQRLIYSGKQMNDEKTAADYKIQGGSVLHLVLALRGGSTVHSPGCIHLSSSS